The region GTAATCATCAACAACGGCTTCAGGCCCGACACCCCCGGCGGCCAGAAGTTTATGTACAGGCTTGCCGACCCGCTCACACTCGTAACCTGGTACGACAAGTCAACGGGTAAGGTCCTCTATACGAGGGAGATAGCCGCCGCCCTCGACGGTGCGGTTAAGTCCGACGCCGCATCCAGCGGCCTGCTGCCTGCAGGACAAACCGAAAAACGCGTTCCCGCCTACTTCATAGAGAACGGTAAGGTGTGCGTGAAGACGATTCTCGGAGACTACATCTGCGACGATAACGGCGACTACCTGCCCGAAATCGACACGGACACCGAGTACGAGGCTATGAAGTCCGCCCTCAAAGAGGTCCTCAAGACCGAGGGCGTTAAGAACCCAGAGCCCGTCTTCTACATCTGGACAGCTCCGTTCAGCATAGACCACGGCGTTCTGCCCAAAGAGTACGCCCTCGGTGCCGGTAAGACCGTTAACGGAGAGGAGCTCAACTGTTCCGCCTGCCACGACGCCCTCAACGGAAGGTTACCGCAGGCAAACATGTCGGATATAGAGTCTTCCGAGTCCCTCCAGCAGCTCATAGTTAAGGACGACAAGGGCCACATTAAGTACTTCGGCCTGGGTAGGCAGATAGTTACCGTTCCCGTGAAGATACCTGCAGAGGCCTACAAAGAGGCCGTTAGGGTCTTCTTCAACTCTCCCGAGAACGCAGACGGCTCTCCCAAGTACGGCACTATGAACGGTAAGGAGGTAATGGTTACAACGGCGGGAGATATCCTCGTTAACGCCCTCACAAACGGCCTGGACGTAGACAGGCACCTCGTTCCAATTCCGGTGGAGAGCTCCGGCATAGAGGGTATAGCCTTCGCCCTCAACGGAGAGACCTCCTCCTGGAAGATGAAGTTCGACGGCGTAGAGGCCGAGGTTGAGACAGAGGCCCTCTACAACGACGACGTTCCCCGCAGGGCAATAGTCCTCAGGCTGAAGAACGAGCTTCCCGAGCTTCTCGGCCTTGAGCACCTTGCCGACGAGATACTCGCAGCCGGACCCGACGGACTCCAGCCGGTGTTCACTCCGATAATCCCATCCGAGTACATAGAGAAGATTAAGTTCAGCCTTGCAAATCTCGGGGTTACGTCGATAGACGCCCTCTACATAAACGCTACCAAGATTCACAAGGTAAGGGTTTCCGAGGGCGAGAACGTTTACTACGAGGTGGACAAGGAGCAGTTCCACCCCACCTCCATACCGGTAACAGAGGCCATAGCCAAGGGCTGGGCTTCCTACGACTCCTACACCAAGGAACTCTCAATTAACGTTGCAGCCCTCAGAAACGGCATCCCAGGAGAGGGTGAGCTCGCCTTCTCCGTAATGAGGCAGGCAAACGCCGCGGTAGAAGTTCCACAAACCGTTGAGGTTGAAGGTTCCGAAACTGGAACTAAGGTAGACCTCAAAGTTGACGTAGGCGGTAAGGTTGTTCCGGTAACCGTTACACTTTCCGACAACGCCTCCGTTGAGAACGTTCTCGGTAACATTCCCACCGAGGAGGCCCAGCTTGTGACCATAGCCCAAACCTTCAACTTCTCTAAGCTGGGCGTAGCCTTCACGGCAACTGCCACCGGCAACTTCCAGGTAACTTTTGAAAACGGAACGCTCCTTGTAGACCCCAACAACGCTGTTGTCGGCTACGAAGTCAACGGCGTTAAGAAGACCGTTAAGCCCAGGGTTGAGGGAACGAGCCTCGTAGCAGATATCGACCTGGAGGAGACAAAGGCCGAAACAAGGGTAACCGAACCGATAACCGTTGCCCTCGGTGAGACCTCTACCACCCCGACCGCTACTGCCCCGACCGGTGGAGGCGGAGGCGGCTGTGCAATGACCACTGCTCCTGCCTCCTCGGGCCTGTTCAACCTGGGAGTTATCCTCTCCGGACTCCTCGGACTCTTCGGCCTGAGGAGGAAGAGGAGACAGTAACCTCCCGTTTCCTTAAAGTTCTTCTGCCCCGGCTCTGCCGGGGTTTTTTTATACTCTCAACTAAACAGTTTAGGAGAGGTTCTATGAGAAAAGCCCTTGTAGCCCTACTGCTCTTTTCCGTAGCCTCCTGCAACTCCCCGCAGACGAAAGAGCTTAAAGAGCAGCACACAACGGTCTCCGAGGAGAAGCACGCAGTGTGCACCCCGGATACCCCCCTTGCCGAGGGTAAGGGTGTAAAGGTAACGCTGGCAGACTTCCGCTACACGTGGAAGTTACTTAGCCCCCAGAGCAGGAACTTCTTCGCCGCCCACCCGGAAGAGCTGTTAAAGAGGATGGTGAACCGCAGGCTCGTTGTAAACTACGTTGAGTCTACAGGGCTTGCAGAGCGCAGCGGGCTTGAGAAGGAGATGGAGGAGTTTAAGAAGGAGTGGCTCGCAAGGTACTACGTATCGGCAGAGGCCAAGAAGAGGCTTAAGCCGGTGACAAACGAGGAGATAGTAGAGCGGTTTAAGGAGCTCTTTCCCAAAAAAGACCCTTCGAAAATGTCTAAGGGCGACAAGGACTTTATCAGGCACGAGCTGGAGGTTAAGCACTTTGACCAGGCGGTTAAGTCGCTCTACGACGAGGTAACGAAGAAGTTAAAAATCGAGAGGAAGGGGGATAAGCTTGTAGCCTCCTGCTGCGGACTCGAGGTTGAGGCTCCCTATAACAAGAAGAGGGAGAAGGAGCTTCAGAACTACCTCAAGGAGAAGTTCCTCACCGAGTACTTCTACAGGCAGGCTTTAAAGGCGGGCTACGACAAGCTTCCCCGGTTTAAACACATGTACGAGGAGTACTACGCAACCAGGGCCGTTGAGCTCTTCAGGAAGGAGCTTGAAAAGGGGATAAAGGTAACAGACGAAGAGGCCAAGGCCTTCTACGAGAAGAACAAGGAGCGCTTCAAAATGCCCGACAGGGTAAAGGCGGTAGTTTTCTACTTTAAGTCGAAGGAGAGGGCTTTAGAGGCCAAGAAGATGCTGGAAAGCGGCAAGAGCTGGCAGGACGTTGCCCGCAGGCTGGGCCAGTTTAACGCTAAGGAGAAGTTCTACTACCGCGACCCCAAAGACCCGATAGGCGCCCTGGTGTTTATGAATGGCAACCCTAAAAAGGGTCAGGTGTTCGTTGCCGACTTCGGGGGCAAGTACGTAACCGTTTACGTTGAGAAGTTCGTTCCCGGAGGGGTGCTCCCGTACAAGGAGGTGAAGAACTACGTGAAGCTGGTTTTAAAGAGGCAGAAGCTCCGGCAGGCAGAGGTTGAGAAGCTCCGGAAGCTCTGGAAGGAAAAAGGCGTGAAGCTCGAAAACCTCAGCTGTTTAAAGGGGAGCCTCTAAGAGAGGAGCTCCCTCTTCGTCTCCTCCCAGCTGGTCTGCGGCTGGGGGAACTTCTCCTTAAAGAAGTGCTCGTAACGTCTTACAACCTTCTCCCAAGTGGGCAGGCTCGTTTGAGCCCCTTCGGCCTCTATGGTAAAGGAGGCAACTGTTGAGGCTATCCTACCGGCGGTTTTAACGTCGTAACCTTTAAGAAGGGCAACTATGAATCCGGCCCTGTGGGAGTCTCCCGCACCCGTAGGGTCAATAAGCCTCGAGGGGCGAACCGCCGGAATCCTGTAGACCTCACCCTTAAAGAGAATAACAGAGCCCTGAGCCCCCAAAGAGACACACAGGAGCTTCGGCCCCTCTATCTGGCGCAGGCTCTTTATCTTCAAAAGCTCCTTTATCCGCTTGGCCTCGTGGTTGTTCATAAAGAGCATATGAACGTAGGGGATAATCCGAACAACCCGGTAGGGGTAGTTAAAGGTCTCCTGGCCCGGGTCAAAGCTCACAACGCTCTTCAGCCTACCCCCTTTAAGGAGCCTGTAGTAGAACTCAAAGTGGCCGGTGGAGAAGTGGCACACCTGGCTCCCGTTCCCCAGCCTGATGGCAAGTTCCATGTTCTCAAAGAGCTTTTTAGCCGTGCCCTTTCTGTTTTCGTAGTAGTAGAGAATCTGGTCGTCGCTGCTCTCCTTGCTTACGATGAAGCTCCTGGGCATGAGGAAGTCGGCAGGAATGAGCCCCCTCCTGTCTACACCCTCCTTCTCAAGGTGCTTCTCGTAGTTGGTCTTCTTAAAGTCGCTGCCGGCAACAGCAAATATCCCGCTCTTGGCGCCGAGCCTTGCAGCGGCAACGGCAACGTTTGCCCCGGCTCCGCCGTAAGTGTAGCGGTACTTATCCACCTGAACCGTTTCGTTAACGGCGGGAAACTTCCTTACAACGAGAACGTTGTCTATAACTACGCTTCCGAAGGCGAGAACGTCGAGCATGGCGGCTAACCTCCCTTAATCTAAGTATAACAAGGGAGGAGGTTAGCGCGAGGAGAGAAGGGAGTGGAGCTTCTTGGCGGTCTCGTAGAACTTCCTGCCCAAGCCCACCCTCTCAACGAAAACGGCACCGGCCCTGCGCTCCTTTCTCAGGGCGTTTCCGAGCTCCTCGCTGGTAAAAACTCCGTCGAGCGTAAGCCACCCCTCCCGCCTGAGCCTCTTCTTCGTTTTGTCGCTGAGGTCGTCTGCAAAGAGTAAAACCCCTTCCGGAGAGGTGAGCCCCTTTATGCTATCCTGGCCGACAACGGTGGCCCCCGACTTGTGGGCAAGGGAGAGCAGGTGGAGGAGATACTCCTTCAGGGCCTTTACACTCTCTGTGTAGAGCCCGTCCGGGTCAACCTTACCCTTAAACTGCCTTTTAACGAACTGCCTTATACAGCCGTAGCTGGGACAAACGTTAAAGCCCCTGCCCGGCAGCTTACCGGCAACGTCGAGCAAGGGCTTTCCTTCAAACTCCACAAAGCGGAGGAAGCTCTCCTTCTCGGCCTCCCTTCTGCAGGCGGCACACCGCCTCATTCTTCGGCCTCCTCTTCCTCCGCCTCAAGCTCTTCAAGCTTCCTGTAGTCGCTCTCCTTTATTATGTCTATCCCGACAACGTGGCCTGCCTGGCCGGCAAGCTTAGAGGCGAGCCTTGCGTTAACGCCGTGCTTACCGATGGCAAGGGAGAGCTGGTCGTCGGGGACAACAACCTCCACGCGGAACTCCCCGTTCTCATCCTCGTAACTTTCGGCCTGTATCACCTTGGCAGGCGAAAGGGCCCTTGCAACAAGCTCTGCAACGTCGTCAGACCACCTTATTATCTCTATCTTCTCGCCGGAGAGCTCCCGGGAAATCGGGAGAATCCTACTACCCTTGACCCCTATACAGGCACCAACGGGGTCTATGTAGTCCTCCTTGGAGTCAACGGCCACCTTGGCCCTTACGCCGGGCTCCCTGGCAACGGCTTTTACCTCAACAAGGCCCTCTGCAACTTCCGGTATCTCAATCTCCATAAGCCTCTTTAAGAGCTTGGGGTGGGTCCTCGAGAGAATCACGTAAGGGGGAGGGTAGTCGTCTATCCTGCTGGGCTTCTTCCTGTTGTAGCGCTTATAGTCGAAGACAACATCGTAGATGTAAGCCCTTACCCGGTCGCCTATACGGTAGCGCTCCTTCGGAATCTGCTCCTCCTTGGGCAGAACGCCGATAACCCGCCCCAAGTCTACAACTATGTCGCCGTTACGCTTTATCTCCTTTACAGTTCCGGAGATAACATCCCCTATCTTCTGGCGGAAGTAGTCGAAGAGGGCACGCCTTTCGGCCTCGGTTATCTTATCGTGGATAACCTGAGCCGCCGCCTTTGCGGCTATCCTTCCAAGCTCCTCGGTCTTTATCTCTATGAGAACCTCGTCTCCGAGTTTAACTTGGTCTCCGAAGAGTTCCCGGGCCTCCTCAAGGGAGATTTCGTGGTCGGGGTCTGTAACCTCCTCAACCACTTTTTTGCGCTGGTATATGCCGAAGTCCTTTCCGTCTTCGTCTATTTTTACGACAAGGTCTCCCCTGTAGCCCGCCTTCTTGGCGGCGTTTATGATACCGACCTTAACGGCCTCTATTACGTCCTCTTTGGATATGCCCTTCTCCTTGCAGAGAAGCTCTATGGTCTTACCGAGTGTTTCCATAAACGGTGTCCTCCTTATTTACTTGTTGAAAAGGGAATCTATGTCTACCCGGGCACTCTTAATGTTGTCGTAGGGTATCTCAACGTCGGCGTTACGGGAAACGTCGTGAACGGTAACGCCCCTTTCCGAGGTTGAAACAACGGCCCCTTTGAAGTTACGCTGGTTATCCATGGGCTCGTGGGTCTTTATCTTCACAACAACGCCCCTGTGGCGCTCAAAGTCCCTCTGGGTTTTCAGGGGTCTGTCGAGCCCCGGAGACGAAACCTCAAGGTGGTAAGCGTGGGGAATCACGTCTTCAACGTCAAGGAGAGTTCCTATCCTCTCGCTTATCCACTGACAGTCAGATATGGTTATACCCCCTTGGGGCCTGTCGGCGTATATCCTCAAAACCCAACCGACGGGCTCCTTCTGAAACTCAACGTCAACCAGCTCAAAGCCCCCCTCTTCAAGGATAGGGGCCAGAAGCTCCTTTACTTTATCTATAACCTGCTGAACCCTTTCCTCCACGGCTTACCTCACAATGGGGGTTAAATAAAAAGGAGCGGTTCCGAAGAA is a window of Thermovibrio ammonificans HB-1 DNA encoding:
- a CDS encoding peptidyl-prolyl cis-trans isomerase, translating into MRKALVALLLFSVASCNSPQTKELKEQHTTVSEEKHAVCTPDTPLAEGKGVKVTLADFRYTWKLLSPQSRNFFAAHPEELLKRMVNRRLVVNYVESTGLAERSGLEKEMEEFKKEWLARYYVSAEAKKRLKPVTNEEIVERFKELFPKKDPSKMSKGDKDFIRHELEVKHFDQAVKSLYDEVTKKLKIERKGDKLVASCCGLEVEAPYNKKREKELQNYLKEKFLTEYFYRQALKAGYDKLPRFKHMYEEYYATRAVELFRKELEKGIKVTDEEAKAFYEKNKERFKMPDRVKAVVFYFKSKERALEAKKMLESGKSWQDVARRLGQFNAKEKFYYRDPKDPIGALVFMNGNPKKGQVFVADFGGKYVTVYVEKFVPGGVLPYKEVKNYVKLVLKRQKLRQAEVEKLRKLWKEKGVKLENLSCLKGSL
- a CDS encoding PfkB family carbohydrate kinase, which produces MLDVLAFGSVVIDNVLVVRKFPAVNETVQVDKYRYTYGGAGANVAVAAARLGAKSGIFAVAGSDFKKTNYEKHLEKEGVDRRGLIPADFLMPRSFIVSKESSDDQILYYYENRKGTAKKLFENMELAIRLGNGSQVCHFSTGHFEFYYRLLKGGRLKSVVSFDPGQETFNYPYRVVRIIPYVHMLFMNNHEAKRIKELLKIKSLRQIEGPKLLCVSLGAQGSVILFKGEVYRIPAVRPSRLIDPTGAGDSHRAGFIVALLKGYDVKTAGRIASTVASFTIEAEGAQTSLPTWEKVVRRYEHFFKEKFPQPQTSWEETKRELLS
- a CDS encoding YlxR family protein, which codes for MRRCAACRREAEKESFLRFVEFEGKPLLDVAGKLPGRGFNVCPSYGCIRQFVKRQFKGKVDPDGLYTESVKALKEYLLHLLSLAHKSGATVVGQDSIKGLTSPEGVLLFADDLSDKTKKRLRREGWLTLDGVFTSEELGNALRKERRAGAVFVERVGLGRKFYETAKKLHSLLSSR
- the nusA gene encoding transcription termination factor NusA, translated to METLGKTIELLCKEKGISKEDVIEAVKVGIINAAKKAGYRGDLVVKIDEDGKDFGIYQRKKVVEEVTDPDHEISLEEARELFGDQVKLGDEVLIEIKTEELGRIAAKAAAQVIHDKITEAERRALFDYFRQKIGDVISGTVKEIKRNGDIVVDLGRVIGVLPKEEQIPKERYRIGDRVRAYIYDVVFDYKRYNRKKPSRIDDYPPPYVILSRTHPKLLKRLMEIEIPEVAEGLVEVKAVAREPGVRAKVAVDSKEDYIDPVGACIGVKGSRILPISRELSGEKIEIIRWSDDVAELVARALSPAKVIQAESYEDENGEFRVEVVVPDDQLSLAIGKHGVNARLASKLAGQAGHVVGIDIIKESDYRKLEELEAEEEEAEE
- the rimP gene encoding ribosome maturation factor RimP gives rise to the protein MEERVQQVIDKVKELLAPILEEGGFELVDVEFQKEPVGWVLRIYADRPQGGITISDCQWISERIGTLLDVEDVIPHAYHLEVSSPGLDRPLKTQRDFERHRGVVVKIKTHEPMDNQRNFKGAVVSTSERGVTVHDVSRNADVEIPYDNIKSARVDIDSLFNK